The Indicator indicator isolate 239-I01 chromosome 27, UM_Iind_1.1, whole genome shotgun sequence sequence TACTTTAGACTCTTGTCTGGGGGAGAAGCTGTCATTTACTTGATGACTGAATGGTTCTAGCATTATAAAAACTTGTCTTTGGGGTGGCATCAGCATCCAGTTATCATAcaagtcattaaaaaaacaattgaAACAATTGGTTCTTTGAAACATATTTCCATGAAAATAATCCAACCCCAAAGGATTGTTTTAAGGGTGTCATGGTTTTCTGGAGAGAGTGCTTGATCTTTCtaaaccttctcttcttccagtAAAAATTCCTACAAAAACGACTGTGAAAGTagagacagaaaatgaagatgaaGCTCTGGACTGCTCAGTGACCTCCAGATCTGCTGAGAAGCACTCACTGGATGGCACAGTGACCTGCCCGCAGGATTCCAGCAAACGCAAGCAGACCTCACTTGGTTGTGATGGTTCAGGGAGCCAGCAAGATATCTTACCCAGCGTGAAGAAAAGACGCTTTGCACAAGAGGTGACCTCTCTAGACGTGACTCTGATTTTGCTCTCCATGTTTCACAGGCTAAATTGATGGCTGCTGTCAGCCAAATGCAGCTCATTTCACTGGGCTTGCAGTAGTAATGACTTTGAGGCAAATACAGGGAATTTGACCCCAATTTGGAGGCAAACTTATTCTTTCAATAACATGGGAGCAATCACAAATAGGAAATGCAGTTACAGGTGAATTCATTCATGTGCAGCATGTTTGTGAGCTTGGTCAGAGAGTGTAGGAGCAGGGAGTGATTTGGATCCACTGAGCATGGCCCTGATTACAGTTCCTCTCACATCATGCAGTCCTTCAGCTGGATCCTCAGTGGTGGAGTCGGGGCTGTAATTATTGTGTGGCATGGATTTTGATGTCAGTGAGACAGATACTATTTTTTTGGTATTATTTGAAAGATAAAAAACTAGGGATGCAGATGACTTAGTCATATCAAGAGCAGAATGTATTACAATTTCTGGTGCGGCATCCCAGTTTTGACAACCCAGATGTTTTTCCAGCCCAGTATCTTCTGTTACCTTGTTAGAGAAGTGTTTCACCTCTCTAGCAATTGGAGATTTTCAATTCATCTTTGGTGAAACTGAGCAAGTTTCTTATTGCCTTTGTTCTTTGCTGTAGGGAGAGCAGTGATCGCTGGTTCCTAGGAAAGTCTTCTGCACATAGGAAGCTTGGTGTGATGTTGTCcaccctcagcccttccttccAAGACTAAAATCCtatttttcctgctctttttctccttgtatttttgttgttctcTTGGAGATGCTTGCAAGGGTGGAAGTGCTGGGTATTCCCATCTCTTCTGATACCCTCTGGAGCAGTATAATGACCTCCTGTCTTTCATGCTCAGCACTTTATTAAAATAACCTAGATTCAAATTCATCCTCTTTTGAATAACTTCAGACCCTGGGTTATATTTAGTTTATGACCTACTCTAACACACAtatccttttctcctcttctgctaCCTAGCCAGTTCTTCCATGTTGTATTTGTACatttcatttctgctttcaagctgcagctttcttcatatttcttttcttgcctGTCATTTCTCTGACTTCCCAGGGCTGTTGTTTTTAACCTGATTGCCTGTGGTAGGTAGATTTCAATCTTATTACAcagtttctttcttctcctttccctttcctttttacaATTGTTTTATTTACATTCAGATTCTTAAAAGAGCTTCATAATGGTCTCTGAAGTGTGCTTGCTTTGGATTTTACTGTTTGCctttaatacattttttaattcaaattgAAATGAATAATAACTTTGGGCTTAGACTATCAGAAAGTGACCCAGTAATGAGGATGAAAATTCCTTCTTGGCTGACCCCAATGAATCAGCATGTTTAGTTAAATATCCAACCAGAAATAGTCCTCAATCCTAACAACATTTTTTTGAAGTTAATTACTTTTCCTGGTACCAATATTTCATTTCGGTTGATGGCTTCATTAAGTCTTATCTGTTTAAACAGAGGGCAAcactttaattaattaattcctgAGAATATTGTGCTTGTAGTATATTTCTTACTACACATCACAAAGGCATCTATGTATGGCTTAAGCTGAACTGCACTATTGATTTTATCTAACTGTACATAACTTTTTATTTTACCTAACTGGTTGGGCTGGTGATTGTATGACTAAGTTAATTCCTAtgagaaaatatttatcttttttttttctttttttttttaattcacttcATAACCAGAAGTTCGTTTTCCCTAACAgtctaaaaaaaaccaacccagaaaCCAAAAATGTGGATTGTAGATTTATAGACTCTTTTTGTACGTTTTTTGCTCATATATTTATCCTTCTTTACTCCTATTCCAGAACATTATGCTCTGTATTCTAACAGATATTTAGACCATGATTATTAAGCATAATAAAGGTCATAAATTAGGTGGACTttagcactgagcagagcagtaACTAAACAACTTTTAAAACTTGGCTTAGAACTCCAAGAGATAATGTGAGAGAGTATTTCACAATTACTTCTGTTGGTGGATGTTTACCAAAATAGTGCATTTTGCAAGAATGCAGGTGATAGTAAAAGCTGCTGTGCAAGTGTGGTATAAACCCAGGACTGTCTTAGCTGCACTGAGTCTCAAAGAAAACATCTTGGCTTATTTTTTGATGGTACATTAAAACTGAGTGTCGTAAATGGGAGTAGCGCTGTCTGAAATACATTGATGTTCAGAGATCAGTGGTGCAGAAGAGTTGTTAAAGTATATTAAATGCTGCTTTAATTGGAGAATTTATGAAAAGCCATGTGTTGATGCTGTGGATAGTGCTGTGCCCAGATGGAAACTGTATAATACAAGGTAAttaaaagcaggaggaaagaaaacGAGAACACATCTGAAACAGAAACCCCTTAAATATCGGCCCAAAAGGATTGTCATCCATTAGCTGAACACTGACTGTGTGTTTCTGAAATGCAGATAACCAAATCCATCCCACAGCCAGACCCAAACCCTGCGAGAGGGCAGAAGTTCTGCTGCCATCACTGCAGAGATCTGCTGTAGCTCCTGACGCAAATGCTTCTCCTCCAGAGACCACATCCAGCCCTGAGCATGCAAACGTGCTCAGGCCTTGCTGACAAAGTGCAGCAAGACAGTGAACTTGTGCTGCTTTAACACACACAGTGCTTTGCCCTGGCTCTGTGTGGGAGGTGTGCACTAATAGAAGCTCCCCCCCCCACATTGCCAGGGTTTATTACAGAGTTAATTAGGGCAAAGGTCCAGCAGGAGCTCTGACGAGAACTGACAGATGAGTGGTGGCCCATGGCAAGCTGTTTAGTAGAGAAGGAATTGAAGGAATCATACTCTTCATGAGAAGGAATATTTGGGATATTCCCTGTAAACAGCAGCGTTAATGAGGAGCTAGGTGTTCAGGTAGCAGGTATCCTTGTGTGTCTAGGAAATACAGTGTCCAGAattgcagttttgttttgttctcctcATCTAAAACAGTCAAAGAAATTTGTAATTCAGTCGGGGTGTctgcctggggagcagggctgcattTATTGTCAGGGGAGGTTTTCATGACCTGTTTTCAGGTCATGGCTATTTGGGAGAGCTCTGTTGCCATCTGGGAATACCCCTGCTTCTCCACTGACAATTCTAGGTGGTGTGTGACAACTCCAGTCCCAGTGAAAGAGCTAGGTAGGAGCAATGTGGGTCTTGGTCTGCTCACAATTTGGTTCTTGTGTTCTAGTATTTTACAAGTCACAAAGAGCTGATTCAGTCAAGGTTAGTTAGCTGACTTGGTATGATTTAATCACACCATTTGCTGGGGTAAAAGTCACACTCTAACAGCTGTGGTGTTACAGGACTCTGGTTCCTTgctgtcctcatagcaaatGTGCTTTAACAGGGTTGGCACCAGAGGGACAGTCTTATAAATGGGACCTGGAAGTGAGGTGTCCTAGGCACCACCTTGGTTAGGGATTGTGCACACTGAGAACCCTGTTGCCTTTGTATTGTGCTTTCATTTTGTCACATCTCTGGATGGGAAAGCACAGTTACATCTGTTGTAGGGTTGTATGATGTGAATAAGAGCAGAACTTGGAAACACAACTTCAGTTTCATGGAGTCTGCTTCCTTCTAAAGTAGGAGTGGAAACCAGCTTCATCTTTCTGAGCCTTTTTTTGAGTTGAATATATattgcattaaaaattaaaaagtaattagATTAATTTTGtcactgcagtaagcagatGCCAAGTGTGAGTACACATAGGGACCAGATTAGTTCCATGAATGTTGcagttctgttttggttttttttttaattatttcagaaaGGAAGCTTAATCCAAGTTCCTCACTGCAGGGGACAGAGAGGTCTTTGCTAGAATTCAAACTGCTTGTGGCTCTCAGCTCAGACTTCAAGTCTGTGTTCCATTTGCTTTAATAATTGAATGCGAATTCTGTGGCTTTTATCTGATGAATGTTCTGTGGAACAAGCCAAGCAAAATGTTTCAGTGCAGTCGTCTTTAAAATCTCTTGGTGTTCCCTCATGTTTGGATTCTATGTGTTGGATTTTGATTCTGTTGTGTCTGCTTCCTAAGAATCATTTGCAATATCCATGGATttgcaaaaaccaaaccccagcccACCCAAGCCCTGACTGTTTGCTGGGAGTTAATGAAAATGCTTGCTTCCAATTTCAAGCAGTGAGGAACAGTTAGAAATGACTGAGAACATTAATTCCTTAAGAGCTATTACTGGCTTTTATAGAAATGATTTAGACAATTAGAAAGCCATGAGTCTAAAGTTCCCTGCCTCCCAGAAATAAGGAAATCTTAGGCTTCCCTTTTGAAAAAGACAATCTCAAGGTGCCTTGCACTTTGTTTTGAAGTTTTTAGTGTTTGAATAGAATACTTCTGAAAAGTTGCAGCCGTCCTGGGAATTAGGAGTTGTACACCATTATGAAGCAACCCCCATAAAAACCTCTCacatcagaaagaagaaaatcagcagAATTTTGGTGTCTTACAGCCTTTGTGGTATTCTCAGAAGCTAACCTAAAAGAGCATTGGAATGCTGTTGGAGGCAGTGGCAAGGTCACAGGACTAGGGAGCCAGAAAACTTAGGTTCTATTCTTGGCTCTGTTGCTGACTTGTTGCCACCCAAATTCTCTACAGCCCAAGGTCCTCATGTGCAAGGTGAAGCATAATGATACTTAATCTGGGAGAGTGAACCGTGTGGGTAAGGAGTACTGAGCATTATGATTGCATTTCTATTGCCATGGaggaagtgggaaaaaaaaaaatatcaaaacctAACTAATacttcactgtatttttttaatgttagttTTGCTGCATTTAACACAACAAAGTCCTCTGGAGAAGATTTGACTTTGCATATTTGTGTGAAGATGCCTGCTTAAGGGGCACGTATTTATAGGTAATGTTTTTAAGGCAGCCTTACTAATGCcatatttcttccttccaagGGCCCCCTTTCAAACATGAAGAACAGAGACACTGGCTCACCCACTCAGGTAAACACAGAGCAGCCGAGCAAGAACAAGACCCCCAACGTAACGTGGCTCTTGGAGGAAGACTCCTTCAGCGACGTCACCACTCCATCCTACAAAAAACCTCTCTATGGCATctcacacaaaatcacagagaagAAGAACCCAGCGGGAGCTGAGCAGTTTGCCTCTTACGAGCTGTTTGAAAAGATCCACCCCAGCAGTCCCTCACATCTCCGGGCTCTGAACGACCAACGCAAAAGGGACTCGGCGGCAGCCATCGCCCTAACAGCGGCCGCCGCGGATGCCGACCCCAACATCTACTCTTTGATACAGAAAATGTTCTATACGCTCAACACCCTCAACACCAACATGACCCAGCTGCACAGTAAAGTTGACCTGTTGTCCCTGGAGGTTAGCAGGATTAAAAAGCAAGTCAGTCCAGCAGAGTCTGTGGCAGACTTCAAGCCTCCCCCGGAGTACCAGCTGACTTCTGCAGAGCTCAAACAAATCATGGATCAGAGCACGTCAGGAGGAGACCTGGCTTGCCGCTTGCTGGTGCAGCTCTTCCCAGAGCTCTTCAGCGACGATGAgttcagcagaagctgcagcgCCTGCGGCTTCCTCAACAAGAGGAAGCTGGAGTCTCTCCACCTGCAGCTCATCCGTAACTACGTGGAGGTTTGCTacccttctgtgaagaacacAGCCGTGTGGCAGGTGGAGTGTCTGCCTCAAGTCAACGATTTTTTCAACAGATTCTGGGCTCAGAGGGAAATGGAAAACAGTCAGCAGAACGTGCAGTCATCCAGTTTCTATGAGGCTGAGCAGGTCGAGTCCTCTCATTTCATGGAGGATAAAGAGCAGGAGGAAGCGTTGTCCTTGGACAGGAGCAATGCCATCGCCTCAGATTACATGCTGGATGCTCAGGATCTCAATGAATTTTTAGATGAGGCTACTACTCCGGGGGAgttctgtgtttttttgttaCACAGGTTGTTTCCGGAACTCTTTGACCACAGAAAGTTGGCTGAAAGGTACAGCTGCTTCGGGGACTCGGGGAAACAGCTGCTGGATCCGCATCGGCTCCAAATCATCCGCAGGTACACCGAGATCTACTTCCCAGACGTGCAGGAGGAAGAGGCCTGGTTGCAGCAGTGCGTTCAGCGGATAAACGACGAGCTGGAAAATGCCTACATGGATGGGAGTGAATGTGACCAGATGAGAGATGACTGTTACGATTCCTCCAGCCTCCCAGACGATGTCTCCATCATCAAAGTGGAAGACAGTTTTGAATACGAAAAGCCTGGCAGGCGCTCAAAAAAAATTTGGCTTGTACCCATAGACTTTGACAAACTTGACTTTCCCCCTCCTGATTTTGACGTCCCCGTCCCGGATTACCTGCTGAACAAAGAACAGATCAAAAGTATCTATGAAAGCAGCCTTTCCATAGGCAACTTCGCCTCTCGCCTGCTCGTGCTCTTATTTCCCGAGCTGTTCACTCACGAGAACTTACGGAAGCAATACAACTGCAGCGGATCCCTGGGCAAGAAGCAGCTGGACCCCACCAGGATTAAATTGATACGCCATTACGTGCAGATACTGTACCCCAGGGCGAAGAACGACAGGGTGTGGACGTTGGAGTTTGTTGGGAAGCTGGACGAGAGGTGCCGGCGCAGGGACACGGAGCAGAGGCGCTCGTACCAGCAGCAGCGCAAGATCCACGTGCCAGGGCCGGACCGCAGGGAGTTCCTCAGCTACGTCATAAACCCCGAGAGGTTCCGAGAGGAGTTCGAAGGGCCCCCGCTGCCGCCCGAAAGGAGCAGCAAGGATTTCTGCAAGATCCCACTGGATGAACTCGTTGTTCCCAATCCAGACTTCCCTGTGCCTTCTCTGTATTTGCTGTCTGATAAGGAGGTAAGAGAGATTGTGCAGCAGAGCCTCTCGGTCGGCAACTTTGCCGCCAGGCTTCTCGTCAGACTCTTCCCCGAGCTCTTCACTCCGGAGAATCTCAGACTGCAATACAACCATTCAGGTGCTTGTAACAAAAAACAGCTGGATCCCATCAGACTGAGACTGATCCGTCACTACGTGGAGGCGGTTTACCCTGTGGAGAAAATGGAAGAGGTGTGGCATTATGAATGTATCCCTAGCATCGACGAGAGGTGCCGGCGGCCCAACAGGAAAAAGTGTGATATACTGAAAAAagccaagaaggcaaaaaagTGACAGCCTCTGGAAAGCCCTGAAAGACTTTGACCACTAAGTTATTGTCAGGATTGTGCTTTGGTTTAGACTGAAGGGCCTGTtgagagctgagggtgttcagcatCCAGGACAAGTCAGGCACCGAGTGTGTTGTGGTTTAATGTGTCTAACGCATCCGTGTGGGCACCGCAGCAGTGGGAAGTGGCTTTTACTACTTTT is a genomic window containing:
- the BEND3 gene encoding BEN domain-containing protein 3, with the translated sequence MNSAEITDDDEVKIPTKTTVKVETENEDEALDCSVTSRSAEKHSLDGTVTCPQDSSKRKQTSLGCDGSGSQQDILPSVKKRRFAQEGPLSNMKNRDTGSPTQVNTEQPSKNKTPNVTWLLEEDSFSDVTTPSYKKPLYGISHKITEKKNPAGAEQFASYELFEKIHPSSPSHLRALNDQRKRDSAAAIALTAAAADADPNIYSLIQKMFYTLNTLNTNMTQLHSKVDLLSLEVSRIKKQVSPAESVADFKPPPEYQLTSAELKQIMDQSTSGGDLACRLLVQLFPELFSDDEFSRSCSACGFLNKRKLESLHLQLIRNYVEVCYPSVKNTAVWQVECLPQVNDFFNRFWAQREMENSQQNVQSSSFYEAEQVESSHFMEDKEQEEALSLDRSNAIASDYMLDAQDLNEFLDEATTPGEFCVFLLHRLFPELFDHRKLAERYSCFGDSGKQLLDPHRLQIIRRYTEIYFPDVQEEEAWLQQCVQRINDELENAYMDGSECDQMRDDCYDSSSLPDDVSIIKVEDSFEYEKPGRRSKKIWLVPIDFDKLDFPPPDFDVPVPDYLLNKEQIKSIYESSLSIGNFASRLLVLLFPELFTHENLRKQYNCSGSLGKKQLDPTRIKLIRHYVQILYPRAKNDRVWTLEFVGKLDERCRRRDTEQRRSYQQQRKIHVPGPDRREFLSYVINPERFREEFEGPPLPPERSSKDFCKIPLDELVVPNPDFPVPSLYLLSDKEVREIVQQSLSVGNFAARLLVRLFPELFTPENLRLQYNHSGACNKKQLDPIRLRLIRHYVEAVYPVEKMEEVWHYECIPSIDERCRRPNRKKCDILKKAKKAKK